A single Amphiprion ocellaris isolate individual 3 ecotype Okinawa chromosome 15, ASM2253959v1, whole genome shotgun sequence DNA region contains:
- the dnai2b gene encoding dynein axonemal intermediate chain 2 isoform X1: MEIVHVYTKDREEFGRQCLLSDRPAELLLDVLPDQNLASNFIQRSHRDQAVQAGRQVSEHQVNTERFESDSCGINHVEGGWPKDINPLDMEQTIRFRKKAEKDESYLNSIPQLGSVAEHCGRQNNAVDIYQEPFDGWEEVEESPEPPSAKTINIFRDPNEVKRTVTGLSWHPDGGRKLAAAYSCLDFQKASRDMSLDSYIWDVENPNRPELTLKPASPLVCLDYNPKDPHTLVGGSYNGQIVYWDTRRGSQPVELSSVEHSHRDPVYKIIWLQSKTGTDAFSASTDGQVLWWDVRRLSEPTERLVLDPTREGNLDRALGAISLEFEATMPTKFMVGTEQGLVVSCNRKAKTPTEKIVCTYDGHHGPVYALQRNPFFPKNFLTVGDWTARIWSEDIKESSIMCTKYQMSYLTDACWSPVRPSVFFTLKMDGMLDVWDILFKQSDPTLSLKVCDRALYSLRVQDNGRLVACGSQQGETTLLEICSELSTLQKNEKSLLAAMFERETKREKILEARQREIRLKERSRSEQSREEEIGREDGEDDPDQLIARAERDFYNQVEAELKRREMREEEALRVSHSCSLISSHFHLRASLSGRCIHCGSPGQVHTKHAGLHLSPTHLSSSDQRMFSNIHQVSFHVL, translated from the exons ATGGAGATCGTTCATGTTTACACCAAGGACCGGGAGGAGTTCGGCCGCCAGTGTCTCCTGTCGGACCGACCCgcggagctgctgctggacgtTCTTCCGGATCAGAACCTCGCCTCGAACTTCATCCAGAGAAGCCACAGAGACCAGGCGGTGCAGGCCGGCAGGCAGGTGTCCGAGCACCAG GTGAACACTGAACGCTTCGAGTCCGACAGCTGTGGGATAAACCATGTGGAAGGGGGGTGGCCCAAAGACATCAACCCCCTTGACATGGAACAAACCATCCGTTTCAGGAAGAAGGCAGAAAAAGACGAGAGCTACTTGAACAGCATCCCACAGCTGGGCAGT GTCGCAGAACATTGTGGGAGACAGAACAATGCCGTGGACATCTACCAAGAGCCCTTTGATGGCTGGGAGGAAGTAGAAGAAAGTCCAGAGCCACCGTCTGCCAAGACTATCAACATATTCAG AGATCCTAATGAAGTCAAACGTACTGTCACAGGCCTTTCATGGCATCCTGATGGTGGCCGGAAGTTGGCGGCCGCCTACTCCTGCCTCGACTTCCAGAAAGCCTCCAGAGACATGAGCCTGGACTCATACATCTGGGACGTGG AGAACCCGAACCGACCAGAGCTGACCCTGAAGCCAGCATCACCACTCGTCTGTCTGGACTACAACCCCAAAGATCCCCACACTCTGGTGGGAGGCAGCTACAATGGACAGATTG tgtaCTGGGACACCCGGAGAGGCAGCCAGCCAGTGGAGTTATCTTCTGTGGAGCATAGTCACAGAGATCCAGTATACAAGATCATCTGGCTGCAGTCCAAGACTGGGACAGACGCCTTCTCTGCCTCCACAGACGGACAG GTTCTCTGGTGGGACGTCCGGCGGCTAAGCGAGCCCACAGAGCGCCTGGTTTTGGACCCGACTCGGGAGGGGAACCTGGACCGGGCTTTAGGAGCAATCTCTCTGGAGTTTGAGGCCACCATG CCAACTAAGTTCATGGTGGGGACGGAGCAGGGCCTGGTCGTCTCCTGCAACCGGAAGGCAAAGACTCCGACCGAGAAGATCGTCTGTACATATGACGGCCACCACGGTCCGGTCTACGCCCTGCAGAGGAACCCTTTCTTCCCCAAAAACTTCCTCACCGTGGGGGACTGGACGGCTCGCATCTGGTCCGAGGACATCAAGGAGTCGTCCATCATGTGCACCAA GTACCAGATGTCATATCTGACAGATGCCTGTTGGAGTCCAGTACGACCCTCAGTCTTCTTCACCCTGAAGATGGATGGCATGTTGGATGTGTGGGACATCCTGTTCAAACAGAGTGATCCCACGCTGAGTCTCAAG GTGTGTGACAGAGCACTGTACAGCCTCCGTGTTCAAGATAATGGCCGTCTGGTGGCGTGCGGCTCTCAGCAGGGCGAAACAACGCTGCTGGAGATTTGTTCTGAACTGTCGACCCTCCAGAAGAACGAGAAGAGTCTTCTGGCTGCT ATGTTTGAACGAGAGACAAAACGAGAGAAGATCCTGGAGGCCCGACAGAGAGAGATCCGTCTGAAGGAGAGGAGTCGCTCAGAGCAGAGCCGAGAGGAGGAGATTGGACGGGAGGACGGCGAGGACGACCCCGATCAGCTGATCGCCAGAGCTGAGAGGGACTTCTACAACCAGGTGGAGGCGGAGTTAAAGAGGAGGGagatgagggaggaggaggcgcTGAGGGTGAGTCACTCAtgcagcctcatatcatcacacttccacctccgtgcttcactgtcaggacgatgcatccactgtggtagtcctggtcaggttcacaccaaacatgctggactccatctgagcccaactcatttatcttcatctgaccaaagaatgttctccaacattcatcaggtttcttttcatgttctttag
- the dnai2b gene encoding dynein axonemal intermediate chain 2 isoform X2, translated as MEIVHVYTKDREEFGRQCLLSDRPAELLLDVLPDQNLASNFIQRSHRDQAVQAGRQVSEHQVNTERFESDSCGINHVEGGWPKDINPLDMEQTIRFRKKAEKDESYLNSIPQLGSVAEHCGRQNNAVDIYQEPFDGWEEVEESPEPPSAKTINIFRDPNEVKRTVTGLSWHPDGGRKLAAAYSCLDFQKASRDMSLDSYIWDVENPNRPELTLKPASPLVCLDYNPKDPHTLVGGSYNGQIVYWDTRRGSQPVELSSVEHSHRDPVYKIIWLQSKTGTDAFSASTDGQVLWWDVRRLSEPTERLVLDPTREGNLDRALGAISLEFEATMPTKFMVGTEQGLVVSCNRKAKTPTEKIVCTYDGHHGPVYALQRNPFFPKNFLTVGDWTARIWSEDIKESSIMCTKYQMSYLTDACWSPVRPSVFFTLKMDGMLDVWDILFKQSDPTLSLKVCDRALYSLRVQDNGRLVACGSQQGETTLLEICSELSTLQKNEKSLLAAMFERETKREKILEARQREIRLKERSRSEQSREEEIGREDGEDDPDQLIARAERDFYNQVEAELKRREMREEEALREKDVCEEKEVKDEEEAGRNEAS; from the exons ATGGAGATCGTTCATGTTTACACCAAGGACCGGGAGGAGTTCGGCCGCCAGTGTCTCCTGTCGGACCGACCCgcggagctgctgctggacgtTCTTCCGGATCAGAACCTCGCCTCGAACTTCATCCAGAGAAGCCACAGAGACCAGGCGGTGCAGGCCGGCAGGCAGGTGTCCGAGCACCAG GTGAACACTGAACGCTTCGAGTCCGACAGCTGTGGGATAAACCATGTGGAAGGGGGGTGGCCCAAAGACATCAACCCCCTTGACATGGAACAAACCATCCGTTTCAGGAAGAAGGCAGAAAAAGACGAGAGCTACTTGAACAGCATCCCACAGCTGGGCAGT GTCGCAGAACATTGTGGGAGACAGAACAATGCCGTGGACATCTACCAAGAGCCCTTTGATGGCTGGGAGGAAGTAGAAGAAAGTCCAGAGCCACCGTCTGCCAAGACTATCAACATATTCAG AGATCCTAATGAAGTCAAACGTACTGTCACAGGCCTTTCATGGCATCCTGATGGTGGCCGGAAGTTGGCGGCCGCCTACTCCTGCCTCGACTTCCAGAAAGCCTCCAGAGACATGAGCCTGGACTCATACATCTGGGACGTGG AGAACCCGAACCGACCAGAGCTGACCCTGAAGCCAGCATCACCACTCGTCTGTCTGGACTACAACCCCAAAGATCCCCACACTCTGGTGGGAGGCAGCTACAATGGACAGATTG tgtaCTGGGACACCCGGAGAGGCAGCCAGCCAGTGGAGTTATCTTCTGTGGAGCATAGTCACAGAGATCCAGTATACAAGATCATCTGGCTGCAGTCCAAGACTGGGACAGACGCCTTCTCTGCCTCCACAGACGGACAG GTTCTCTGGTGGGACGTCCGGCGGCTAAGCGAGCCCACAGAGCGCCTGGTTTTGGACCCGACTCGGGAGGGGAACCTGGACCGGGCTTTAGGAGCAATCTCTCTGGAGTTTGAGGCCACCATG CCAACTAAGTTCATGGTGGGGACGGAGCAGGGCCTGGTCGTCTCCTGCAACCGGAAGGCAAAGACTCCGACCGAGAAGATCGTCTGTACATATGACGGCCACCACGGTCCGGTCTACGCCCTGCAGAGGAACCCTTTCTTCCCCAAAAACTTCCTCACCGTGGGGGACTGGACGGCTCGCATCTGGTCCGAGGACATCAAGGAGTCGTCCATCATGTGCACCAA GTACCAGATGTCATATCTGACAGATGCCTGTTGGAGTCCAGTACGACCCTCAGTCTTCTTCACCCTGAAGATGGATGGCATGTTGGATGTGTGGGACATCCTGTTCAAACAGAGTGATCCCACGCTGAGTCTCAAG GTGTGTGACAGAGCACTGTACAGCCTCCGTGTTCAAGATAATGGCCGTCTGGTGGCGTGCGGCTCTCAGCAGGGCGAAACAACGCTGCTGGAGATTTGTTCTGAACTGTCGACCCTCCAGAAGAACGAGAAGAGTCTTCTGGCTGCT ATGTTTGAACGAGAGACAAAACGAGAGAAGATCCTGGAGGCCCGACAGAGAGAGATCCGTCTGAAGGAGAGGAGTCGCTCAGAGCAGAGCCGAGAGGAGGAGATTGGACGGGAGGACGGCGAGGACGACCCCGATCAGCTGATCGCCAGAGCTGAGAGGGACTTCTACAACCAGGTGGAGGCGGAGTTAAAGAGGAGGGagatgagggaggaggaggcgcTGAGG GAAAAAGATGtctgtgaagaaaaagaagTAAAAGACGAAGAAGAAGCTGGACGAAACGAAGCGTCTTAG
- the LOC111575238 gene encoding zinc finger and SCAN domain-containing protein 12-like, translating into MPHHTLITDRSTLLSSDPPVLRPSCPQTLLSSDPPVLRNSPVLRPSCPAAVLLPPSSRGRCLSPLRSLLSASFSSSTRNSECLPPRWLSLFWRLRVRRSRRMCAVQLLRVSVHERISAAAEDFLLQLEKGQEAAELPALRALLTERLTAAAEEIVGLLEETVADYEDRVERSEREICRQRRLLDAVLKPEVRLYRAGQSPVAAAGDSRVDPSAAAPGNTEQTGREGRSYQHLDTESLQSVSDSNLHPPLDPADLIDHDVSDASMPPSPSYQPPVSGSSDGDPDSDWGEQKRGLGPQRRRKKRGRPPLAINKRKRSSPAQLFNCYVCGRSLQGKGFLLKHVLHACANNADYRCGYCGECLDSVDNLKAHVEEHQQNSKTCSFCGKTFHSILAQELHVRLHTGEKPHSCHVCGKKFSQKGNLTSHLRVHAAEKPFKCKECSRAFCHMTSLERHMEEHSGAAVHACSVCGQEFSKRHSLRRHMVTHQKDAVPKPKRCRGPALSYCCKVCNLAFDRKSLLVKHVEMHLQDTEHCCGLCGHQYESADSLATHLRSHRDTGSTCDTCGKCFPGHSALLMHLRIHTGEKPYACSYCGKAFNQSGNLKTHLKIHTGERAFSCSLCGKGFTQKQTLDTHVRFHNKERRYLCQVCGKGFMQDVDLKRHMLIHTGEKPYGCRICGKSFQARRSLNGHLKVHTAGAASAAAEDEVEPVDGFYSGFIQL; encoded by the exons ATGCCACATCACACTCTAATAACCGATCGATCA ACCCTCCTGTCCTCAGACCCTCCTGTCCTCAGACCCTCCTGTCCTCAGACCCTCCTGTCCTCAGACCCTCCTGTCCTCAGAAACTCACCTGTCCTCAGACCCTCCTGTCCTGCCGCTGTGCTGCTGCCTCCCTCCAGCAGGGGTCGCTGTCTCTCTCCGCTCCgttctcttctctctgcttctttctcGTCGTCGACGCGGAACTCGGAGTGTTTACCTCCCCGCTGGCTCTCTTTGTTCTGGAGGCTCCGAGTGCGGAGAAGCCGCAGAATGTGCGCCGTGCAGCTGCTGCGGGTGTCGGTCCATGAGCGGATCAGCGCCGCCGCTGAAGACTTTCTCCTGCAGCTGGAAAAAGGACAAGAAGCGGCGGAGCTCCCGGCGCTGAGAGCGCTGCTCACCGAGCGGCTAACGGCGGCTGCGGAGGAGATCGTCGGTCTGTTGGAGGAAACCGTGGCGGACTACGAGGACCGAGTGGAGCGATCAGAGCGGGAGATCTGCCGCCAGAGGAGGCTGCTGGATGCCGTGCTGAAGCCCGAAGTCCGGCTGTACCGAGCAGGTCAGTCCCCGGTAGCTGCTGCCGGAGACAGCCGAGTTGACCCGAGTGCTGCCGCACCGGGAAACACTgaacagacaggtagagagggGCGGAGCTACCAACACCTGGACACAG AGTCTCTGCAGTCGGTGAGCGACTCGAACCTCCATCCTCCACTCGACCCTGCAGACCTGATTGACCATGATGTCAGCGATGCGTCTATGCCGCCCTCACCGTCCTACCAGCCGCCGGTGTCCGGCAGCAGCGACGGAGACCCGGACAGCGACTGGGGCGAGCAGAAGCGGGGACTTGGCcctcagaggaggaggaagaagagaggacgGCCGCCGCTTGCCATCAACAAACGAAAACGTTCAAGTCCGGCTCAGCTGTTCAACTGTTATGTTTGTGGCCGCTCTCTGCAGGGGAAAGGCTTCCTGCTCAAACACGTGCTGCACGCCTGCGCCAACAACGCGGACTACCGCTGCGGCTACTGTGGCGAATGTTTGGACTCCGTGGACAACCTAAAGGCTCACGTTGAGGAACACCAGCAGAACAGCAAGACGTGCTCGTTCTGCGGGAAAACCTTCCACTCCATCCTGGCGCAGGAGCTGCATGTCCGACTGCACACCGGCGAGAAACCCCACAGCTGCCACGTCTGCGGCAAGAAGTTCAGCCAGAAAGGCAACCTGACGTCGCACCTGCGCGTGCACGCCGCCGAAAAGCCCTTCAAATGTAAGGAGTGCAGCCGTGCCTTCTGCCACATGACCTCGCTCGAGCGCCACATGGAGGAGCACAGCGGCGCGGCGGTGCATGCATGCAGCGTCTGTGGTCAGGAGTTCAGTAAACGCCACAGTCTACGGCGGCACATGGTGACTCATCAGAAGGACGCCGTGCCCAAACCGAAGAGGTGCCGCGGCCCTGCGCTGTCATACTGCTGTAAGGTTTGTAACCTCGCCTTTGACAGAAAGAGCCTCTTGGTGAAACACGTGGAGATGCACCTGCAGGACACCGAGCACTGCTGCGGACTATGCGGACACCAGTATGAGTCCGCCGACAGCCTCGCCACGCACCTGCGCTCCCACCGCGACACCGGCAGCACATGTGACACTTGTGGGAAGTGCTTCCCGGGTCACTCGGCACTGCTGATGCACCTGCGGATCCATACAGGTGAGAAACCGTACGCCTGCAGCTACTGTGGGAAGGCCTTCAACCAGAGCGGCAACCTGAAAACACACCTTAAAATTCACACCGGTGAGCGTGCCTTCTCCTGCAGCCTCTGCGGGAAAGGCTTCACGCAGAAACAGACACTTGACACTCATGTCCGCTTTCACAACAAAGAGCGCCGCTACCTGTGCCAGGTGTGCGGGAAAGGCTTCATGCAGGATGTGGACCTGAAGAGACACATGCTGATCCACACTGGTGAGAAACCGTACGGCTGCCGCATCTGTGGGAAAAGCTTCCAGGCCCGTCGCTCACTCAACGGGCACCTGAAGGTTCACACTGCTGGAGCAGCCAGCGCCGCTGCAGAGGACGAGGTGGAGCCGGTGGACGGATTCTACTCAGGATTCATCCAGCTGTAG
- the LOC111575244 gene encoding zinc finger protein 345-like: MDLCTGMSEAGAPPRCGLRVLADSVSEQLAQVGEEVLSVLEKRSGGSSCCGAPLLRMLLSERLAAAAQRIVALLKREVEEYRRQLERQGRLLEAVLSPVVRLTRTDSSPLRTTTTDDDLPTDSAHLPTAPLSSASSEVSATESDADWRGGDVSDSKTTDRTARGRRLSKQRAAPSDRPENQRCFICEKTFRLRGNLLKHVETHSDDPQRLCGVCGQHVESSDGLSNHLRSHRETSGGTCDVCGKTFQNMETHMRSHTGIKPFNCDICGKRFPRPGALRRHKKIHSRTEPLHPRTDGGQTEEDDSSDDGQSETLKPQRDGGHVSGQPPATLCCRVCGDSFHSRGFLRKHAETHCRDAACVCGVCSNQFDSPDALLAHLQSHRETGGTCSICGKKFQNMETHMRSHTGVKPYRCGVCAKRFPRPGALRRHKKIHSGERPHVCQYCGKTFIESSALKMHSRSHSWEVQEDDDVQPAVDHPSLTPEAKDTRMPPPAPPCCKVCGEAFQSHGSLRKHAKSHSAESICGICGENLPASQMLMDHLQTHRDAGKICHICGKTYQNIDTHMRSHTGVKPYRCGICGKSFPRPGALRRHKRIHSGERPYICEFCGKTFIDNGALTTHIRNHTGDKPANRVSCDTCGKSLASVHVLEVHKRIHTGEKPFQCRVCGKAFRQVGGLNAHMLTHTGEKPFGCSVCGKSFSTKGYLETHLRFHRKERAFSCPLCWKAFVTKNDLKKHLLTHSGEKPYSCRICGKSYQEKRSRDVHMKVHLDAHINKEPIRGQDALQPDLIQL; the protein is encoded by the exons ATGGACCTCTGTACCGGGATGTCTGAGGCAGGAGCTCCGCCGCGCTGCGGTCTCCGGGTCCTGGCGGACTCGGTGTCGGAGCAGCTGGCCCAGGTCGGGGAGGAGGTGTTGTCCGTGCTGGAGAAGCGCAGCGGCGGGTCCAGCTGCTGCGGAGCCCCGCTGCTGCGGATGCTGCTCAGTGAGCGACTGGCGGCGGCGGCGCAGCGGATCGTGGCGCTGCTGAAGCGGGAGGTGGAGGAGTACCGGCGGCAGCTGGAGCGGCAGGGCCGGCTGCTGGAGGCGGTGCTGAGCCCGGTGGTCCGACTGACCCGGACAG ACTCGTCTCCTCTCAGGACAACCACCACTGATGATGACCTGCCAACAGACTCCGCCCACCTACCCACAGCCCCACTAAGCTCCGCCTCTTCGGAAGTCTCTGCAACTGAGAGTGACGCTGACTGGAGGGGTGGCGACGTCTCCGACAGTAAAACAACAGACAGGACGGCCAGAGGACGGCGCCTCAGCAAACAGCGGGCGGCACCATCGGACCGGCCGGAGAATCAGCGCTGTTTCATCTGTGAGAAAACTTTCCGCCTTAGAGGGAACCTACTGAAACACGTAGAGACGCACTCAGATGACCCACAGCGACTCTGTGGAGTCTGTGGACAGCATGTTGAGTCCTCGGATGGTTTGTCGAACCACCTCAGGTCTCACAGAGAAACTAGCGGTGGCACCTGCGATGTCTGCGGGAAAACATTTCAGAACATGGAGACACACATGAGGAGCCACACCGGCATCAAACCGTTCAACTGCGACATTTGTGGCAAACGTTTCCCTCGACCTGGTGCACTGCGGCGCCACAAGAAGATCCACAGCAGGACGGAGCCACTGCACCCGAGGACGGACGGAGGACAGACGGAAGAAGATGACAGCAGTGATGATGGCCAGTCGGAGACGCtgaaaccacaaagagatggagGACATGTCTCTGGCCAGCCGCCTGCCACCCTCTGTTGCAGAGTCTGCGGTGATTCCTTCCACAGCCGTGGCTTCCTGAGGAAACATGCTGAGACGCACTGCAGGGATGCTGCCTGCGTCTGCGGGGTCTGCAGCAACCAGTTTGACTCACCTGATGCTCTGCTAGCTCACCTGCAGTCTCACCGAGAGACCGGCGGCACCTGCAGCATCTGCGGGAAGAAGTTCCAGAACATGGAGACGCATATGCGCAGTCACACCGGCGTCAAACCGTACCGCTGCGGTGTCTGTGCCAAACGCTTCCCCCGACCGGGAGCACTCAGGCGTCACAAGAAGATTCACAGCGGCGAGCGGCCACACGTCTGCCAGTACTGTGGCAAGACTTTCATCGAGAGCAGCGCCCTGAAAATGCACAGCCGTAGCCACTCATGGGAGGTCCAGGAAGATGACGACGTCCAGCCAGCAGTAGATCATCCGAGTTTGACGCCTGAGGCGAAGGACACCAGGATGCCACCTCCAGCACCACCCTGTTGTAAAGTCTGCGGTGAAGCATTTCAGAGTCATGGGAGTCTGAGGAAACACGCCAAGAGCCACTCAGCAGAGTCCATCTGTGGCATCTGTGGTGAAAACCTGCCAGCGTCACAAATGCTGATGGACCACCTACAGACTCACCGAGATGCCGGGAAGATCTGCCACATCTGTGGCAAAACCTACCAGAACATCGACACCCACATGCGCAGCCACACAGGTGTCAAACCGTACCGCTGCGGCATCTGTGGGAAAAGCTTCCCACGGCCCGGTGCTCTGCGGCGCCACAAGAGAATCCACAGCGGTGAGCGGCCGTACATATGTGAGTTCTGTGGGAAGACTTTTATCGATAATGGTGCTTTGACAACACACATCAGGAACCACACCGGAGACAAACCTGCCAACCGCGTGTCCTGTGACACTTGTGGCAAAAGCCTGGCCTCAGTCCATGTACTCGAAGTACACAAGAGGATCCACACTGGCGAAAAGCCCTTCCAGTGTCGTGTCTGTGGAAAAGCCTTCAGGCAGGTAGGAGGGCTTAATGCCCATATGCTGACGCACACTGGTGAGAAGCCATTTGGCTGCAGCGTCTGTGGCAAGAGCTTCAGCACCAAAGGTTACCTGGAGACACACCTACGCTTCCACCGCAAGGAGCGTGCCTTCAGCTGCCCGCTATGCTGGAAGGCCTTTGTCACCAAGAACGACCTGAAGAAACACCTGCTGACGCATAGCGGCGAGAAACCGTACAGCTGCCGCATCTGCGGGAAGAGCTACCAGGAGAAACGCTCCCGAGATGTTCACATGAAGGTCCACCTGGATGCCCACATCAACAAGGAGCCAATCAGAGGGCAGGATGCCCTGCAGCCGGACTTAATCCAGCTGTAG
- the LOC118470990 gene encoding RNA/RNP complex-1-interacting phosphatase — MPSQKRRIPDRWLNYCPVGRRIPGTRFIAFKVPFKESLNCQLPKSDSFSLWDLLDSVESQNQELGLIIDLTFTTKYYELTDVPQSCFYTKILTQGHRVPSNATILSFKQAVRRFLKENQDNDKLIGVHCTHGLNRTGYLVCRYLIDVDGFDPLTALELFNSCRGHCIERKNYLRDLQSAAKRSNDAIDHPQQAAARGLAVERPPQTTRQDQRPPQTTRQDQRPPQATRPDQRPPQTTRPDQRPPQTTRQDQRPPQTTRQDQRPPQTTRQDQRPPQATRPDQRPPQTTRQDQRPPQATRQDQRLPQTTRPDQRPPQTTRHDQRPPQTTRQNQRLQQTTRQDQRPPQTTRQDQRLQQTTRQDQRPPQTTRQDQRLQQTTRQDQRLHQTTREEGQLFQNITTAAAEQDGHGSVSDHQEAAPSFSDDPAQSERPAGNRRRRRARRHTSQVLCNTSSPHHLTPKPRLQVTETAALIIDR, encoded by the coding sequence ATGCCTTCTCAGAAGAGACGCATACCGGACCGATGGCTGAACTACTGTCCTGTAGGACGCAGGATACCAGGGACTCGGTTCATCGCCTTCAAAGTGCCGTTTAAAGAGTCTCTGAACTGTCAGCTGCCTAAGTCTGACTCCTTCAGTCTGTGGGACCTGCTGGACTCTGTGGAGAGTCAGAACCAGGAGCTGGGTCTGATCATCGACCTCACCTTCACCACGAAGTACTACGAACTAACAGACGTTCCGCAGTCCTGCTTTTACACCAAAATCTTAACACAGGGCCACCGGGTTCCTTCCAATGCCACCATCCTGAGCTTTAAACAGGCCGTGAGACGATTCCTGAAGGAGAACCAGGACAATGACAAGCTGATTGGAGTCCACTGCACCCACGGCCTGAACCGCACCGGCTACCTGGTCTGCAGGTACCTGATCGACGTTGACGGCTTCGACCCGCTGACCGCTCTGGAGCTTTTTAACTCCTGCAGAGGTCATTGCATCGAGAGGAAGAACTACCTCCGCGACCTGCAGAGCGCTGCCAAGAGGAGCAATGACGCCATCGACCATCCACAGCAGGCGGCAGCCAGAGGGCTCGCTGTGGAGAGACCGCCACAGACCACCAGACAAGACCAAAGACCGCCACAGACCACCAGACAGGACCAGAGACCGCCACAGGCCACCAGACCAGACCAAAGACCGCCACAGACCACCAGACCAGACCAAAGACCGCCACAGACCACCAGACAGGACCAGAGACCGCCACAGACCACCAGACAAGACCAAAGACCGCCACAGACCACCAGACAGGACCAGAGACCGCCACAGGCCACCAGACCAGACCAAAGACCGCCACAGACCACCAGACAGGACCAGAGACCGCCACAGGCCACCAGACAAGACCAAAGACTGCCACAGActaccagaccagaccagagaCCGCCACAGACCACCAGACATGACCAAAGACCGCCACAGACCACCAGACAGAACCAAAGACTGCAACAGACCACCAGACAGGACCAAAGACCGCCACAGACCACCAGACAGGACCAAAGACTGCAACAGACCACCAGACAAGACCAAAGACCGCCACAGACCACCAGACAGGACCAAAGACTGCAACAGACCACCAGACAAGACCAAAGACTGCATCAGACCACTAGAGAGGAGGGACAGCTGTTTCAGAACatcaccaccgctgctgctgaacAGGACGGACACGGTTCTGTTTCTGATCACCAAGAGGCGGCGCCATCATTTAGTGATGATCCAGCGCAGTCTGAACGACCGGCTGGTAACCGTCGTAGACGCAGAGCTCGACGTCACACATCTCAGGTCCTGTGTAATACATCCTCCCCTCATCACCTGACCCCAAAGCCCCGCCTCCAGGTGACTGAAACAGCTGCTCTGATTATTGATCGATGA